In the genome of Pirellulales bacterium, one region contains:
- a CDS encoding aminotransferase class V-fold PLP-dependent enzyme produces the protein MTASLPIDDDAAWAPMAARWRIRSDTIYLNHGSYGPPPDVVRSARREWIDRLDKQPMDFFNRRFEPALMSARDRLARFVGTSGENLIFVDNATAGMNVVASSFRMQPGDEVLLNDHEYGAVLRIWNRACQEAGAAVKLVELPLPFSSADDTVGAIFAAATDRTRLLVVSHITSPTAVTLPLERICAAARRRGIAVAVDGPHAVAQLPLTIDSLGCDFYAASCHKWLSAPLGSGFLYVAPRHQSRVRPPTLSWGRVQPTPVETWSDEFVWTGTRDPSAFLTVPTAIDFLEEVGLEDFRARTHWLAQYARRKLVELTGLEPIVPDDPAWYCAMAHVPLPPRRRSAAADAEARAAIGHPVASLLQQAIWREYGIEVPIVDFGGRRYIRVSCHLYNDTSQIDRLITGLAKLLSRDE, from the coding sequence ATGACAGCGTCTCTTCCTATCGACGACGATGCCGCTTGGGCGCCGATGGCGGCGCGGTGGCGGATTCGGTCGGACACGATCTATTTGAACCACGGCTCATACGGCCCGCCGCCGGATGTGGTGCGTAGCGCTCGCCGCGAATGGATCGATCGGCTCGACAAGCAGCCGATGGATTTCTTCAACCGGCGGTTTGAACCGGCGCTGATGAGTGCCCGCGATCGCTTGGCGCGGTTTGTCGGCACGAGCGGTGAGAATCTGATCTTCGTCGACAACGCCACGGCTGGGATGAACGTGGTGGCGAGTTCGTTTCGTATGCAGCCCGGCGACGAAGTGCTGCTCAACGACCACGAATACGGCGCGGTGCTGCGGATTTGGAATCGGGCTTGTCAAGAGGCGGGAGCGGCCGTGAAGTTGGTCGAGCTGCCGCTGCCGTTTTCGAGCGCCGACGACACCGTTGGGGCGATCTTCGCCGCGGCGACCGATCGCACGCGGCTCCTGGTGGTGAGCCATATTACGTCGCCGACCGCCGTCACCTTGCCGCTCGAGCGGATTTGCGCCGCGGCGCGCCGCCGCGGGATCGCCGTTGCCGTCGATGGGCCCCACGCCGTCGCGCAGCTTCCGCTGACGATCGATTCGCTCGGCTGCGATTTCTACGCGGCAAGCTGCCACAAATGGCTAAGCGCCCCGCTCGGCTCCGGCTTTTTGTACGTAGCCCCTCGGCATCAATCGCGCGTCCGCCCGCCGACGTTGAGTTGGGGCCGGGTTCAGCCCACGCCCGTCGAAACCTGGTCGGATGAATTCGTCTGGACGGGGACGCGCGATCCGTCGGCGTTTCTGACGGTCCCAACGGCGATCGACTTTCTCGAAGAAGTCGGCCTCGAAGACTTCCGCGCTCGGACGCATTGGCTCGCGCAATACGCGCGGCGGAAACTGGTGGAACTCACTGGCTTGGAGCCGATCGTGCCGGACGATCCGGCCTGGTACTGCGCGATGGCCCACGTGCCGTTGCCGCCGCGGCGCAGGTCAGCCGCGGCGGACGCCGAGGCGCGAGCCGCGATTGGGCATCCCGTGGCCAGTCTGTTGCAGCAGGCGATTTGGCGCGAATACGGAATCGAAGTCCCGATCGTCGATTTCGGCGGCCGCCGCTACATCCGCGTTTCGTGTCATCTCTACAACGACACGAGCCAGATCGACCGGCTCATCACCGGCCTTGCGAAGCTGCTTTCTCGTGATGAATGA
- a CDS encoding glutamate--tRNA ligase family protein, protein MTDSAPPVYRGRLAPTPSGYLHLGHASTFWTAFQRARERNGVLLFRNEDLDPDRCRPEFAVAAIEDLRWLGIDWQEGPDVGGPHAPYTQSQRLDHFRRTWFQLHAAGAIYPSPHSRKDVQDALVAPHDDRSYKSELTGAMATAASGHAPAQRDSPDGEPVFPVQLRPPQGAGEDAREPGEVNWRFRVPDGEIIAFIDLRIGRVERTAGRDFGDFVVWRKDSFPSYELAVVGDDHAMEITEVVRGDDLLTSTCRQLLIYRALGWKPPAFYHCPLVIDAGGNRLAKRNDALSLRMLRKRGSTAEQIRAHLLIEP, encoded by the coding sequence ATGACGGATAGTGCCCCGCCTGTTTATCGCGGCCGGCTCGCGCCGACTCCTAGTGGCTATCTGCATTTGGGCCACGCGAGCACGTTTTGGACGGCCTTCCAGCGGGCGCGCGAGCGCAACGGAGTGCTGCTGTTCCGCAACGAAGACCTCGATCCGGATCGCTGCCGCCCCGAATTCGCAGTCGCGGCGATCGAAGACCTGCGCTGGCTCGGCATCGACTGGCAAGAGGGACCGGACGTGGGTGGCCCGCACGCGCCATACACCCAAAGCCAGCGGCTCGACCACTTTCGCCGGACTTGGTTTCAACTGCACGCGGCCGGCGCGATTTATCCCAGTCCCCACTCGCGCAAGGACGTGCAAGATGCGCTCGTCGCGCCACATGACGACAGGAGCTACAAATCTGAGTTGACGGGTGCCATGGCCACTGCCGCGAGTGGCCATGCGCCAGCACAGCGCGACTCGCCAGATGGCGAGCCGGTTTTTCCCGTTCAGCTTCGTCCGCCGCAGGGCGCCGGCGAGGACGCGCGAGAGCCGGGCGAAGTCAACTGGCGGTTCCGTGTGCCCGACGGTGAAATAATCGCGTTTATCGATCTGCGAATCGGCCGCGTCGAGCGCACGGCGGGCCGGGATTTCGGCGATTTTGTCGTATGGCGCAAGGACAGTTTCCCGTCCTACGAGCTGGCGGTTGTCGGCGACGATCATGCGATGGAGATCACGGAAGTCGTCCGGGGCGACGACTTGCTGACCTCCACTTGTCGGCAACTTCTCATCTACCGCGCCCTCGGCTGGAAGCCGCCGGCCTTCTATCACTGCCCATTGGTCATCGATGCGGGCGGCAATCGGCTGGCCAAACGGAACGACGCCCTGTCGTTGCGAATGCTCCGCAAGCGCGGTTCGACGGCCGAGCAGATTCGCGCGCACCTACTGATCGAGCCGTGA
- the cysC gene encoding adenylyl-sulfate kinase, with the protein MADDKVHVHWHEHSVTREEREQLNKHKGCVIWFTGLSACGKSTIANLVDHKLHSRGLRSFVLDGDNVRHGLNASPAMLKERHGEEFAKRFGLGFSAQDREENIRRIGAVAELFCQSGAIALTAFISPYRRDRDAARARFKPGDFIEVLVDAPLDVCEKRDPKGLYKKARAGELKGFTGIDDPYEPPLSPELTLDAGTKDAETLADEVVAYLEKSGKIR; encoded by the coding sequence ATGGCCGACGACAAGGTTCACGTTCATTGGCACGAGCATAGCGTCACACGCGAGGAGCGCGAGCAACTCAACAAGCACAAGGGGTGCGTCATCTGGTTTACCGGCTTGAGCGCCTGCGGCAAGAGCACGATCGCCAACCTGGTCGATCATAAGCTGCACTCCCGCGGGCTGAGGAGTTTCGTGCTCGATGGCGACAACGTCCGCCACGGGCTGAATGCCTCCCCCGCAATGCTCAAGGAACGGCACGGCGAGGAGTTCGCCAAGCGCTTCGGGCTGGGGTTTTCCGCCCAGGACCGCGAGGAGAATATCCGCCGGATCGGGGCCGTGGCCGAATTGTTCTGCCAGTCCGGCGCAATCGCGCTGACCGCCTTCATCAGCCCCTATCGCCGCGATCGGGACGCCGCGCGGGCCAGATTCAAGCCGGGAGACTTCATCGAGGTATTGGTCGATGCGCCGCTGGATGTCTGTGAAAAGCGCGACCCGAAAGGGCTATATAAGAAGGCCAGGGCCGGGGAACTCAAGGGTTTTACCGGGATCGACGACCCCTACGAGCCGCCGCTGTCGCCGGAATTGACGCTCGACGCCGGCACGAAAGACGCCGAAACTCTGGCGGACGAGGTGGTGGCCTACCTGGAAAAATCGGGAAAGATTCGCTAG
- a CDS encoding BON domain-containing protein, with amino-acid sequence MPVETETIPPPAGMMAPLADHRALALRIKRSVRRSSGGGVRSLDVQVDRESIRLGGRCASFYCKQLAQQAAMRLSGGVQVINGIEVEG; translated from the coding sequence ATGCCGGTAGAAACAGAAACAATTCCGCCGCCGGCTGGGATGATGGCGCCACTCGCCGATCATCGCGCGCTGGCGTTGCGAATCAAGCGCTCGGTGCGGCGCAGCTCGGGAGGCGGCGTCAGATCGCTCGACGTTCAGGTGGATCGCGAATCGATTCGCCTGGGCGGTCGCTGCGCTTCGTTCTATTGCAAGCAACTTGCCCAGCAGGCCGCAATGCGGCTGAGTGGCGGAGTGCAAGTGATCAACGGGATCGAGGTCGAGGGGTAG